CAGATAGTTCTCGCCCTTTTTCAGAAGGACCGGCTTTTCGGGATCGATGTCGAAACCGAGCACGGGGAAACCGGCTTCGTGGAATGCCGCGAGCAGCGGCAGCCCGACGTACCCGAGCCCGATCACCGCGACCTTCGCCTGGCGACCCTCGATTTTGCTCCGCAGTTGCTCAGCGTGCGACATGCCGCGTGTTCTCCCAGCCTGTTTCTCAGCGACGAAAACGGTCATTCCAACCCCCAAAAAAACGGGTCCGACTATAGAGCCGAAAACCCGGGACAGTCCTGATGCAAGAGTCGGTCCTGGGTCCTGTTGTCCTGGGTCCTTCGTCGAGATTCACCGGTTGAGTCAGGACGCAGGACCACATGACTCAGGACTCAAAGCACCCGACTAACCTCCCAACCATGTCCGAGCCGCCAGCCCCAATCCGAACGATCATCTGCGAGCCGGCGCTCGCTCGATATCGACTTCCGGCGTGGCGCGAATTGGCCTCTCGACCCGCAATTTCGCTGCATCTTGAGTACTCGTCGGACGGGCACGTCCCCAATGTCGATCCAGTCGGAATTGACGGACATTTCACACCAGCCCGCAAAGTCTTCCAGCGTCCGGAACTCTTCTGGCACGCGGGTTATCTGGCCGCGCTCGATTCCAAGTCCTCTGCCACCACGCGCAACTCCACTCCAGATTCTGCCCCCGCCGACGTCGTGATTCTCAACTGGAACGTGCGCTTTCTCGAGAATCCGCTCTGCATCTTGAAAGCACGCCGCAACAAGATGGGCGTCGTCTTCTTCGGACACGGCGTCTCGAAGAACGAAACTCCGGCCCGGCGCAACATCCGCAACGCGCTCGGACGACGCGCCGACTGCATCCTTGTGTACTCAGAATCGGGTCGCCAAGCACTCATCAACGACGGCTTTTCGCCGGAGCGCGTCTTCGTCGCGCCCAACAGCATCGATCAAACCGAGATCCAGGCGGCACGCCGCGACTGGCTCGCGCGCCCGCGCGATCTCGAAGCGTTTCAGCGCACCAACGATCTCGGCC
The DNA window shown above is from Phycisphaeraceae bacterium and carries:
- a CDS encoding glycosyltransferase family 4 protein, translated to MSEPPAPIRTIICEPALARYRLPAWRELASRPAISLHLEYSSDGHVPNVDPVGIDGHFTPARKVFQRPELFWHAGYLAALDSKSSATTRNSTPDSAPADVVILNWNVRFLENPLCILKARRNKMGVVFFGHGVSKNETPARRNIRNALGRRADCILVYSESGRQALINDGFSPERVFVAPNSIDQTEIQAARRDWLARPRDLEAFQRTNDLGQSSPSLPFPPPTLIFCARLDPLRRLDLLLEALPTIAQSHHGTQLLIIGGGEDEQRLRELASHLNLLNPANAQLPRVRFLGAVYEEKNLAPWFLSSDLMVFPSHMGLSVLHSMGYGVPVLTCNDASKHGPEYDVIRPGINGEVYEDGSVPDLAAKVVALLNDRPKLRGMSAEALLTATRDYSIPKMIDGFEAAIRFANARRGK